A genomic segment from Paenibacillus sp. FSL K6-1096 encodes:
- a CDS encoding glycoside hydrolase family 125 protein gives MEQFRLPRIEMPELALPSSIQAVLADAEAKLAHRPKLQRLFRNCFPNTLETTTKLLDDGTTFVITGDIPACWLRDSVEQVIHYVPFAAEDADLQRIIGGLIKRHTEYVLIDPYANAFNESANDWHWNAADVTEMSPWVWERKFEIDSLCFVIRLAHAYWEETKQTDFFTADFKKMLRVITDLFKREQHHAEQSPYRFTRNNGIIEDSIRNGGLGMPVNYTGMIWSGFRSSDDACDFHYNIPGNMFAVVALRQMQDFAEWVFRDLDFLAELKELEQEVDHGIKLYGIYRHPEFGPIYAYETDGYGNYSLMDDAGTPGLISIPYLGYLNNDDPVYQNTRRFALSKENPFYFEGKAAKGIGSPHTPPGYIWHMALSMQGITADSKEERLAVIAMLEATDADTGYMHEGFHADDPSVFTRKWFAWSNSLFSQLILRALKEGIL, from the coding sequence TTGGAACAATTCAGACTTCCCCGCATCGAGATGCCGGAGCTTGCGCTGCCGTCATCCATTCAGGCCGTGCTGGCCGACGCCGAAGCGAAGCTGGCCCACCGGCCCAAGCTGCAGCGGCTGTTCCGCAACTGCTTCCCGAATACACTGGAGACGACCACCAAGCTGCTTGATGACGGAACCACCTTTGTCATTACAGGCGACATCCCGGCCTGCTGGCTGCGCGATTCGGTGGAGCAGGTTATACATTATGTGCCTTTTGCCGCGGAGGATGCTGATCTGCAGCGGATTATCGGCGGGCTGATCAAGCGCCATACGGAGTATGTGCTGATCGATCCTTACGCCAACGCGTTCAATGAATCGGCCAATGACTGGCACTGGAATGCCGCCGATGTGACCGAGATGTCGCCCTGGGTGTGGGAGCGCAAATTCGAGATCGACTCGCTGTGCTTCGTAATCCGGCTGGCCCATGCCTACTGGGAAGAGACGAAGCAGACCGATTTCTTCACCGCCGATTTCAAAAAAATGCTCCGCGTCATCACCGACCTGTTCAAACGCGAGCAGCATCATGCCGAGCAGTCCCCGTACCGCTTCACCCGGAACAACGGGATTATCGAGGATTCCATCCGTAACGGCGGCTTGGGGATGCCTGTGAATTACACCGGCATGATCTGGTCCGGCTTCCGCTCCAGTGACGATGCCTGCGACTTCCATTACAACATCCCGGGCAACATGTTCGCGGTGGTGGCGCTGCGGCAGATGCAGGATTTTGCCGAGTGGGTCTTCCGGGACCTGGATTTCCTGGCTGAGCTGAAGGAGCTGGAGCAGGAGGTCGATCACGGCATCAAGCTGTACGGCATCTACCGCCACCCTGAATTTGGCCCGATCTATGCCTACGAAACAGACGGCTACGGCAATTACAGCCTGATGGATGACGCCGGAACGCCGGGCCTGATATCCATTCCGTATCTGGGCTATCTGAACAATGACGATCCGGTCTACCAGAATACGAGACGCTTCGCGCTGAGCAAGGAGAACCCGTTCTACTTCGAGGGTAAGGCCGCCAAAGGAATCGGCAGTCCGCATACCCCTCCGGGCTATATCTGGCATATGGCGCTGTCGATGCAAGGCATTACGGCAGACAGCAAGGAAGAGCGGCTGGCGGTCATCGCCATGCTGGAAGCGACCGACGCCGATACCGGCTATATGCATGAAGGCTTCCACGCTGACGATCCGTCCGTGTTCACCCGCAAGTGGTTCGCCTGGTCGAACAGCTTGTTCTCGCAGCTGATTTTGCGGGCGCTGAAGGAAGGCATTCTCTAA
- a CDS encoding alpha-mannosidase, with translation MERINRFIRECSQQQWLEYRVLEDWKVFSTVYRQPGHYDEPQPYPGSESFGLFPSVQGTTYYFRITLDIPADWTDADTGLIFHSGGEGLLRVNGASRQGLDRNHTYASLIPETEGRRPEIEIELYDPIPEPDDPLNKQAVIQPPVRSITAALVRVNRPVQSLMYTLTVIRDSALLLPEQDFRRVRMLEALHQAMDAYVNLGSDVSQAGKEIQAIEQELAAKVRAIGGNSEGFIHMIGQSHIDIAWLWPTRETVRKTSRTFSTVHALMEEYPEYRYAQSQPQLFAYLKDNDPELYAKVKARIQEGRWELVGGMWVEPDLNIPSGESLMRQMLYGQRFYQEEFGQQSEIEWLPDTFGYCASLPQILKHGNVRYFMTTKLGWNDTNVFPYDLFHWVGIDGTALLSYMNHGVNENTLPKDVHEHWQSYRQKAVHSEQMLLYGHGDGGGGVTREMLEYLSRSELMVGQPASGYSTAADFFAGIEQAAPELPVWQGDLYLELHRGTYTTHARNKRNNRKAEILYREAELWQTLAGHRLTPQRREEVGQALHEGWKLILLNQFHDIIPGSSIPEVYETSEKEYKNIFVLGESSLKSVMEAAVADIDTRREGQPYVILNGLGWTRDMVAELAVASDVEPATAAVYDGNGTRLPAELATAGEQAVLRVRVPEVPAFGYATVWLREDAQGADASDAGNNSIPAADSAAFDDSWETGYYRLQFNELGEIISLYDKEAGREIVKSGEALNRLHFFHDRPILWDAWDIDSRYEEQPAGAAVLLEKRLLSAGPVCDVLFFRWSLGESEIQQELILYHADKRIDFKTKVQWHEAHKLLKVGFPIDVVTSKATYEIPFGALERTTHRNTSWEQAQYEVCGHRYADVSEHDYGVSLLNDCKYGYDTQGSTIRLSLLRAPRWPDHSADQGEHEFTYSLYPHSEDWRAAHTQRKAAELNHASYAVACAASAGQHPSAGSLLPYEGKQVVLDTVKLAEDGRGSILRLYESAGGRETVRISWPLPHSAIYLSNALEEETELLPDEDGVLTLDFHPFEIKTIKIIHPTID, from the coding sequence ATCGAACGGATTAACCGGTTCATCCGCGAATGCTCGCAGCAGCAATGGCTGGAATACCGGGTGCTTGAGGACTGGAAGGTCTTCTCCACCGTCTACCGGCAGCCGGGACATTATGACGAACCGCAGCCGTATCCGGGCAGCGAATCGTTCGGACTGTTTCCGAGTGTGCAAGGGACAACGTATTACTTCCGTATCACCCTGGATATCCCGGCGGACTGGACCGACGCGGACACCGGGCTGATCTTCCACTCCGGCGGCGAAGGGCTGCTGCGGGTGAACGGAGCCTCGCGGCAGGGGCTCGACCGCAATCATACCTATGCTTCCCTGATCCCGGAGACGGAGGGAAGACGCCCGGAGATTGAGATTGAGCTGTATGATCCGATTCCTGAGCCGGATGATCCGCTCAATAAGCAGGCGGTGATTCAGCCGCCGGTACGCTCCATCACCGCTGCACTCGTCCGGGTGAACCGGCCGGTGCAGTCGTTGATGTATACATTGACCGTAATCCGCGATTCGGCGCTGCTGTTGCCGGAGCAGGACTTCCGGCGTGTCCGCATGCTGGAGGCGCTGCATCAGGCGATGGATGCTTATGTGAATCTGGGGTCCGATGTTTCGCAGGCTGGTAAGGAGATACAAGCAATTGAACAGGAGCTGGCCGCGAAGGTGCGGGCCATCGGCGGCAACAGCGAAGGCTTCATTCATATGATCGGGCAGTCGCATATCGACATCGCCTGGTTATGGCCGACCCGGGAGACGGTGCGGAAGACCAGCCGGACCTTCTCGACGGTACATGCCCTGATGGAGGAGTACCCGGAATACCGTTATGCCCAGAGCCAGCCGCAGCTGTTCGCGTATCTGAAGGATAACGATCCTGAGCTGTATGCGAAGGTGAAGGCACGGATTCAGGAAGGCCGCTGGGAGCTGGTCGGCGGCATGTGGGTGGAGCCGGATCTGAATATTCCAAGCGGAGAGTCCCTGATGCGGCAGATGCTGTACGGGCAGCGCTTCTATCAGGAGGAATTCGGCCAGCAGTCCGAAATTGAATGGCTGCCGGACACCTTCGGCTATTGCGCCTCCCTGCCGCAGATTCTGAAGCACGGTAATGTCCGTTACTTCATGACTACGAAGCTTGGCTGGAATGATACGAACGTGTTCCCGTATGATCTGTTCCACTGGGTCGGCATCGACGGGACAGCACTGTTATCTTATATGAACCATGGCGTGAATGAGAATACGCTGCCGAAGGATGTCCACGAGCACTGGCAGTCCTACCGCCAAAAAGCCGTTCACAGCGAGCAAATGCTGCTCTACGGACACGGAGACGGTGGCGGCGGCGTGACCCGGGAGATGCTGGAATACCTGTCGCGCTCGGAGCTGATGGTAGGCCAGCCGGCCTCCGGCTACAGCACGGCGGCGGATTTCTTCGCCGGCATCGAGCAGGCAGCGCCGGAGCTGCCGGTCTGGCAGGGCGATCTCTATCTGGAGCTGCACCGGGGAACCTATACAACCCATGCGCGCAACAAGCGCAATAACCGCAAGGCGGAGATCCTCTACCGGGAAGCGGAGCTATGGCAGACCCTGGCCGGACACCGGCTGACGCCGCAGCGGCGTGAAGAGGTAGGGCAGGCTCTGCATGAAGGCTGGAAGCTGATTCTGCTGAACCAGTTCCATGATATTATTCCCGGCTCGTCGATTCCCGAGGTCTATGAGACCTCAGAGAAGGAATATAAGAATATTTTCGTCCTTGGGGAGAGCAGCCTGAAGTCTGTGATGGAGGCTGCTGTAGCGGATATTGATACCCGCAGAGAAGGACAGCCTTATGTGATCCTGAACGGTCTGGGCTGGACCCGGGATATGGTAGCCGAGCTTGCGGTGGCCTCTGATGTGGAGCCTGCCACTGCCGCCGTCTATGACGGGAACGGAACACGGCTTCCGGCAGAGCTGGCTACAGCAGGAGAGCAGGCAGTGCTGCGTGTAAGGGTGCCGGAGGTTCCGGCGTTCGGTTATGCAACCGTATGGCTGCGGGAAGACGCGCAGGGTGCGGATGCATCGGATGCAGGCAACAACTCCATCCCTGCGGCGGACTCCGCTGCGTTCGATGACAGCTGGGAGACCGGCTATTACCGGCTCCAGTTCAACGAGCTGGGCGAGATCATCAGCCTGTATGACAAGGAAGCCGGGCGTGAGATTGTGAAGTCCGGGGAAGCGCTGAACCGGCTGCATTTCTTCCACGACCGTCCGATTCTATGGGATGCCTGGGATATCGACAGCCGTTATGAAGAACAACCTGCCGGAGCGGCGGTGCTGCTGGAGAAGCGGCTGCTGTCCGCAGGTCCGGTCTGCGATGTATTGTTCTTCCGCTGGAGCCTCGGAGAATCGGAAATCCAGCAGGAGCTGATCCTGTACCACGCCGACAAGCGGATCGACTTCAAGACGAAGGTGCAGTGGCACGAAGCCCACAAGCTGCTGAAGGTTGGCTTCCCGATTGATGTAGTGACCAGCAAGGCCACGTATGAGATTCCCTTCGGCGCACTGGAGCGGACCACGCACCGCAACACCAGCTGGGAGCAGGCGCAGTACGAGGTCTGCGGACACCGGTATGCCGATGTGTCGGAGCATGATTACGGCGTCAGCCTGCTGAACGACTGCAAATACGGCTATGACACGCAGGGCAGCACCATCCGTCTGTCACTGCTGCGAGCACCGCGCTGGCCGGACCATTCAGCGGATCAGGGAGAGCATGAATTCACGTATTCCCTCTATCCGCATAGTGAAGACTGGCGCGCAGCGCACACCCAGCGTAAGGCTGCCGAGCTGAATCACGCCTCTTATGCGGTAGCCTGCGCGGCAAGTGCAGGGCAGCATCCGTCCGCCGGTTCCCTCCTTCCCTACGAAGGGAAGCAGGTGGTGCTCGATACCGTCAAGCTGGCGGAAGACGGACGCGGCAGCATCCTGCGGCTGTATGAATCAGCCGGTGGACGCGAGACCGTGCGGATCAGCTGGCCGCTGCCGCATTCGGCTATCTACCTGTCCAATGCGCTGGAGGAAGAGACTGAACTGCTGCCGGATGAAGACGGCGTGCTGACGCTAGACTTCCATCCGTTCGAGATCAAGACGATTAAGATTATTCATCCTACTATAGATTAA
- a CDS encoding alpha-mannosidase codes for MTTKQTAHIISHTHWDREWYLPYERHHLRLIQLVDTLLDTLEQNPDFRSFFFDGQTIIIEDYLQVRPENRERLMRHIREGRIYIGPWYILQDAFLTSPEANVRNLQLGHQDAAVYGEVSKIGYFPDTFGLTGQIPQLMQQAGITNAFFGRGVKPTGFNNMVSDDGYESSFSELVWEGPDGSQVLGILFANWYSNGNEVPVEIEEARRFWERKLGDARQYAATDQLLFMNGCDHQPLQTDLPEAIRTAEKLHPEVAFVHSNFPDYIKAVEASLAGRSLSTVKGELRSQRTDGWGTLVNTASARVYLKQLNQRGQAMLEKVAEPLAVIAGLHGGDYPHHLLDYAWKTLLQNHPHDSICGCSVDEVHREMVTRFDKSYHMAEGIVADSMQAITAAVDTSGFAAYGEEAVPFVVTNTSGWSRTGTVTVELDAARQYLRDGLPLEENARLMQAVNLAGRVLVDEQGQPLPCTVEDLGLSFGYDLPDDRFRQPYSCRKVRLTFEAADVPALGLRTYAWVRPVGAAAVEEASSLVQGERVLENDTLRVEVMADGSFTLEHKPSGKIYRDLGVYENTGDIGNEYMYRAPAGEVPLTTLGLNADIAVIEDTPYRAAIEISHAWEIPASADALLEEEQRALVYYPERQAKRSSATVTLKLRTVLRLERSGKGLEVKSYIDNTAKDHRLRMLFPADLTAASHRVDSMFELAERPNEPAPEWQNPSNAQHQQCFVDVAGENAGLTVANLGLHEYEILRDDRNTIAVTLLRSVGEMGDWGWFPTPEAQCLGEQTADMLLLPHSGDTVSSGAAAAAYQFQIPWTSAQAEVHTGTIPAVYSAVRWSGVTAAFSSMKLNKERGDVLLRWFNLTEQPCELELEPELPLASIYTSNILEAAGEELQTEGTASVKLPLGGHEIKTVGIRLR; via the coding sequence ATGACCACAAAACAGACGGCACATATTATCTCGCATACGCACTGGGACCGGGAATGGTATCTGCCTTATGAACGCCATCATCTCCGGCTGATTCAGCTCGTGGACACGCTGCTGGATACGCTGGAGCAGAACCCGGATTTCCGCAGCTTTTTCTTCGACGGGCAGACGATTATCATTGAGGATTATCTGCAGGTCCGTCCGGAGAACCGGGAGCGGCTCATGCGGCATATCCGGGAGGGACGGATCTACATCGGGCCTTGGTATATTCTGCAGGATGCGTTCCTGACCAGCCCGGAGGCCAATGTGCGTAATTTACAGCTCGGGCATCAGGATGCGGCAGTCTATGGGGAAGTGTCCAAAATCGGCTATTTCCCGGATACCTTCGGCCTGACCGGACAGATTCCGCAGCTTATGCAGCAGGCGGGCATTACCAACGCCTTCTTCGGGCGCGGGGTGAAGCCGACGGGCTTCAATAATATGGTATCGGATGACGGGTACGAATCCTCGTTCTCGGAGCTGGTCTGGGAAGGGCCGGACGGCTCGCAGGTGCTGGGCATCCTGTTCGCCAACTGGTATTCTAACGGGAATGAGGTTCCTGTTGAGATAGAGGAGGCCCGCCGCTTCTGGGAACGCAAGCTGGGCGATGCCCGCCAGTATGCCGCGACCGACCAGCTGCTGTTCATGAACGGCTGCGATCACCAGCCGCTGCAGACCGACCTGCCGGAGGCGATCCGCACGGCGGAGAAGCTGCACCCGGAGGTCGCCTTCGTTCACTCGAACTTCCCTGATTACATCAAGGCAGTGGAAGCTTCACTGGCCGGCCGCAGTCTGTCCACGGTAAAAGGCGAGCTGCGCAGCCAGCGCACGGACGGCTGGGGAACGCTGGTTAATACCGCGTCCGCCCGCGTGTACCTGAAGCAGCTCAACCAGCGGGGCCAGGCCATGCTGGAGAAGGTGGCCGAGCCGCTGGCGGTTATTGCGGGGCTGCACGGCGGGGATTATCCGCATCACCTGCTGGATTATGCGTGGAAAACGCTGCTGCAGAACCATCCGCATGATTCCATCTGCGGCTGCAGCGTGGATGAGGTGCACCGCGAGATGGTCACCCGGTTCGACAAAAGCTATCACATGGCTGAGGGCATCGTAGCCGATAGCATGCAGGCGATCACCGCAGCGGTCGACACCTCCGGCTTCGCCGCTTACGGGGAAGAGGCCGTTCCGTTCGTGGTCACGAATACCAGCGGCTGGAGCCGCACCGGTACGGTGACCGTAGAACTGGATGCGGCCCGCCAGTATCTGCGCGACGGGCTGCCTCTTGAAGAGAATGCACGGTTGATGCAGGCCGTGAACCTGGCCGGACGGGTCCTGGTCGATGAACAGGGCCAGCCGCTTCCTTGTACGGTGGAGGATCTCGGCCTGTCCTTCGGTTATGATCTGCCGGATGACCGGTTCCGCCAGCCATATAGCTGCCGCAAAGTGCGGCTGACTTTTGAAGCGGCGGATGTTCCGGCGCTTGGGCTGCGCACCTATGCCTGGGTGCGTCCTGTTGGGGCAGCTGCCGTTGAAGAAGCCTCCTCGCTGGTTCAAGGTGAGCGCGTACTGGAGAACGATACGCTGCGGGTAGAAGTAATGGCTGACGGCTCCTTCACGCTGGAGCATAAGCCGAGCGGCAAGATTTACCGTGACCTTGGTGTGTACGAGAATACCGGTGACATCGGGAATGAATATATGTACAGAGCGCCTGCGGGTGAAGTGCCGCTGACGACTCTTGGCCTTAACGCGGATATCGCCGTTATTGAAGATACGCCATACCGGGCTGCCATCGAAATCAGCCATGCCTGGGAGATTCCGGCTTCGGCCGATGCCCTGCTGGAAGAAGAGCAGCGGGCGCTGGTCTATTACCCGGAACGGCAGGCTAAGCGTAGTAGCGCTACTGTAACCCTTAAGCTGCGGACTGTTTTAAGACTGGAGCGCAGCGGCAAAGGGCTGGAAGTGAAGAGCTATATCGATAATACGGCTAAAGACCACCGTCTGCGGATGCTGTTCCCTGCGGATCTGACTGCAGCCTCGCACCGTGTGGATTCGATGTTCGAGCTGGCGGAACGCCCGAACGAGCCGGCACCGGAATGGCAGAACCCGAGCAATGCGCAGCATCAGCAATGCTTCGTGGATGTTGCCGGGGAGAATGCCGGCCTCACGGTCGCTAACCTTGGATTACACGAATACGAGATTCTGCGGGATGACCGCAATACGATTGCCGTTACGCTGCTCCGCAGTGTCGGCGAGATGGGCGACTGGGGCTGGTTCCCAACGCCTGAAGCCCAGTGTCTGGGTGAACAGACAGCGGATATGCTGCTGCTGCCGCACAGCGGGGACACCGTAAGCTCTGGTGCTGCCGCTGCTGCTTACCAGTTCCAGATTCCATGGACCTCGGCGCAGGCAGAGGTTCATACAGGGACGATTCCTGCCGTGTATTCGGCCGTCCGCTGGAGCGGCGTGACCGCTGCCTTCTCCTCCATGAAGCTGAACAAGGAGCGCGGCGATGTGCTGCTCCGCTGGTTCAACCTGACGGAACAGCCTTGCGAGCTGGAGCTGGAGCCTGAGCTTCCGCTTGCCTCTATCTATACTTCGAATATACTGGAGGCAGCAGGTGAAGAGCTTCAGACTGAAGGTACCGCTTCAGTTAAGCTTCCGCTTGGCGGACATGAGATTAAGACAGTAGGCATCCGGCTGCGTTGA
- a CDS encoding glycoside hydrolase family 130 protein, with the protein MSTIIGEALPNIPWQEKPEGSNSPVWRYSANPIIPRNAIPNSNSVFNSAVIPFEGGFAGVFRCDSRSVSMDIFAGFSEDGVNWKINHEPIVFEGDEEITKREYRYDPRVCKIDDRYYVSWCNGYHGPTIGLAYTFDFKTFHQLENAFLPYNRNGVLLPRKIGDNYAMLSRPSDTGHTPFGDIFYSESPDLTFWGKHRYVMGTVNGDASAWQSKKIGPGPIPIETDKGWLLIYHGVINTCNGFVYRMGVALLDLDQPWKVKARSRNYILGPEELYECVGDVPNVTFPCAALTDAATGRIAIYYGCADTVTGLAFTTVDELMSYMDEYPLEIEG; encoded by the coding sequence ATGAGTACAATTATTGGAGAAGCATTACCGAACATCCCTTGGCAGGAAAAGCCTGAAGGCAGCAACTCCCCAGTATGGAGATATTCCGCCAACCCGATCATCCCGCGCAACGCCATTCCGAACTCGAACAGTGTGTTCAACTCGGCGGTCATTCCGTTTGAAGGCGGCTTCGCAGGCGTGTTCCGCTGTGATTCGCGGTCGGTCAGCATGGATATTTTTGCGGGCTTCAGTGAAGACGGTGTGAACTGGAAGATCAACCATGAGCCAATCGTCTTCGAGGGCGATGAAGAGATCACCAAGCGCGAGTACCGCTATGATCCGCGTGTCTGCAAGATTGATGACCGTTATTATGTGTCCTGGTGCAACGGGTACCACGGGCCTACGATTGGTCTTGCTTATACATTCGATTTCAAAACCTTCCACCAGCTGGAGAATGCCTTCCTGCCTTATAACCGGAACGGGGTGCTGCTCCCGCGTAAAATTGGCGATAATTATGCGATGCTCAGCCGTCCGAGCGATACCGGGCATACGCCGTTTGGCGATATTTTCTACAGTGAGAGTCCTGACCTGACCTTCTGGGGCAAACACCGCTATGTGATGGGCACGGTGAACGGCGACGCTTCCGCATGGCAGTCCAAGAAGATTGGTCCGGGGCCGATTCCGATTGAGACCGACAAGGGCTGGCTGCTGATCTATCACGGCGTTATTAACACCTGCAACGGATTCGTCTACCGCATGGGTGTTGCGCTGCTGGATCTGGATCAGCCTTGGAAGGTAAAAGCCCGCTCACGCAACTATATCCTCGGCCCGGAGGAGTTATATGAATGTGTCGGCGATGTGCCGAACGTGACGTTCCCTTGCGCGGCACTGACCGATGCGGCTACCGGACGGATTGCCATCTACTACGGCTGTGCGGATACGGTGACGGGGCTGGCCTTCACAACCGTGGATGAGCTGATGAGCTATATGGATGAATATCCGCTGGAGATTGAGGGGTAA